In Neisseria brasiliensis, the following proteins share a genomic window:
- the cyaY gene encoding iron donor protein CyaY, with protein MMTESEFIRHTEELFNHIEDQIDENGWDFDCQFAGNVLTIEADDGTQIIVNRHTPNQELWIAAKSGGYHFTEKDGQWLSTRDNSEFFAVLNDALSAASGEDVAVAAL; from the coding sequence ATGATGACCGAGAGTGAATTTATCCGCCACACGGAAGAATTGTTCAACCACATCGAAGACCAAATCGATGAAAACGGCTGGGATTTCGACTGCCAGTTTGCCGGAAACGTATTAACCATCGAAGCCGACGACGGCACGCAGATTATCGTCAACCGCCACACGCCCAATCAGGAATTGTGGATTGCGGCCAAAAGCGGCGGCTACCACTTCACCGAAAAAGACGGCCAATGGTTGTCCACCCGCGACAACAGCGAATTTTTCGCCGTGTTAAACGATGCCTTGAGCGCGGCTTCGGGCGAAGACGTTGCCGTGGCGGCCTTGTAA
- the lptM gene encoding LPS translocon maturation chaperone LptM, with protein sequence MKSCVFLSVAAAVLLSACGHKGDLYLPKEGDKARFGVIQTGLEFNRNSKEPTTQSPD encoded by the coding sequence ATGAAATCCTGCGTATTTTTATCGGTTGCGGCAGCGGTTTTGCTGTCGGCCTGCGGTCACAAAGGCGATTTGTATTTGCCCAAGGAAGGCGACAAAGCGCGTTTCGGCGTGATTCAAACCGGCCTCGAATTCAACCGCAACTCCAAAGAACCAACCACCCAATCACCAGATTAA
- the glnE gene encoding bifunctional [glutamate--ammonia ligase]-adenylyl-L-tyrosine phosphorylase/[glutamate--ammonia-ligase] adenylyltransferase — protein sequence MNLLDTARRYSPFLARNLDSGRLNADVFQPMLHKVLSMEDFQAFADWDKIRADENEEELAKQLRELRRYVVSQIIVRDVNRLSDLEEVTRTITLFADFAINMTLDFSYAYYQDMYGTPIGRYTGEPQHLSVVAMGKAGGYELNVSSDIDLIFVYPESGSTDGKRDRDNQEFFTRVGKKLIALLNDVTADGWVFRVDMRLRPDGDSGALVLSETALEQYLIQQGREWERYAWCKGRVVTPYPNDIKGLIRPFVFRKYLDYNAYSAMRSLHRQIRNEVSKKGLADNVKLGAGGIREVEFIAQIFQMIRGGQMRALQLKGTQETLLKLEELGIIPSEQVATLLEAYRFLRDVEHRLQYWEDQQTQTLPTTPEQQQLLAESMGFADYAAFSDGLNQHRSRVNALFNEILSDSESEIDESNHEWLWAWQETPDEDERTQRLNEHGFHADSVAARLDQLRGSHKYRHLSAQAQPRFDAMVPAFMQAAAAQPNPTDTFMRLMDFLENISRRSAYLAFLNEHPQTLQQLAEIMSQSSWVAAYLTQYPILLDELISTQLLETDFDWTKLATELSDGLNNCKHDTEAQMDILRHFQHAQLFRLAVQDLAGLWTIEALSDELSALADTVIAAALPFVWADMPKKHRDTPQFAVISYGKLGGKELGYTSDLDLVYLFDDNDPDAQDVYIRFARRLTNWLSTPTGAGTLYDVDVRLRPNGDSGFLAQSVAAFEKYQRENAWTWEHQSLTRARFICGMPEIQTAFDRIRADILTTERDTAKLAGEIIDMREKMFPTHPTADSNVKYARGGVVDVEFIVQYLILAHAHQHPELLDNYGNIALLNIAADCGLIDKQLAEQSRTAYRFYRQQQHNTKLRDVGKVEVNDVLLGHYESVRKLWLEVFEEEAKQG from the coding sequence ATGAACCTGCTCGACACCGCACGCCGCTATTCTCCGTTTCTCGCCCGTAATTTGGATTCAGGCCGTCTGAACGCGGACGTTTTTCAGCCCATGCTGCACAAAGTTTTAAGCATGGAAGATTTCCAAGCCTTTGCCGATTGGGACAAAATCCGCGCCGATGAAAATGAAGAAGAATTGGCCAAGCAGTTGCGCGAATTGCGCCGCTATGTGGTATCGCAAATCATTGTGCGTGATGTGAACCGTTTGAGTGATTTAGAGGAAGTCACACGCACGATTACGCTGTTTGCCGATTTTGCCATCAATATGACGTTGGATTTTTCCTATGCCTATTATCAAGATATGTATGGCACGCCCATCGGCCGCTATACGGGTGAGCCGCAGCATTTGAGCGTGGTGGCAATGGGCAAGGCTGGTGGTTATGAGTTGAACGTGTCGTCCGACATTGATTTGATTTTCGTGTATCCGGAATCGGGCTCTACCGACGGCAAACGCGACCGCGACAATCAGGAATTTTTCACGCGCGTGGGCAAGAAGCTGATTGCGCTGTTGAACGATGTCACCGCCGACGGCTGGGTGTTCCGCGTCGATATGCGTTTGCGGCCGGACGGCGATTCGGGCGCATTGGTGTTGAGCGAAACCGCCTTGGAGCAATATTTGATTCAGCAGGGGCGTGAATGGGAGCGTTATGCGTGGTGCAAAGGCCGTGTGGTTACACCTTATCCGAATGATATTAAAGGTTTAATCCGCCCGTTTGTGTTCCGCAAATATTTGGACTACAACGCCTACAGCGCCATGCGCAGCCTGCATCGCCAAATCCGCAACGAAGTGAGCAAAAAAGGCTTGGCGGATAACGTGAAACTCGGCGCGGGTGGCATCCGTGAAGTCGAATTTATCGCGCAGATTTTCCAAATGATACGCGGCGGTCAAATGCGCGCGCTGCAATTGAAAGGCACGCAGGAAACGCTGCTGAAGCTGGAAGAATTGGGCATTATCCCGAGCGAACAAGTTGCCACGCTGCTGGAAGCCTACCGCTTTTTGCGCGATGTCGAACACCGCCTGCAATATTGGGAAGACCAGCAAACGCAAACCCTGCCGACCACGCCCGAGCAACAGCAATTGCTGGCCGAAAGCATGGGTTTTGCCGATTACGCCGCTTTTTCAGACGGCCTCAACCAACACCGCAGCCGCGTGAACGCTTTGTTTAACGAGATTTTGAGCGATTCCGAAAGCGAAATCGACGAAAGCAACCACGAATGGCTGTGGGCTTGGCAGGAAACACCCGATGAAGACGAACGCACCCAACGCCTAAACGAACACGGTTTCCATGCCGACAGCGTGGCCGCCCGCCTCGACCAATTGCGCGGCAGCCACAAATACCGCCATTTGTCGGCACAGGCCCAGCCGCGTTTCGATGCGATGGTACCCGCCTTTATGCAGGCCGCCGCCGCGCAACCCAACCCCACAGATACCTTTATGCGCCTGATGGATTTTTTAGAAAACATCAGCCGCCGCTCGGCTTATCTCGCCTTTCTCAACGAACATCCGCAAACTCTGCAGCAACTGGCTGAAATCATGAGCCAAAGCTCGTGGGTGGCCGCCTATCTCACGCAATACCCGATTCTGCTCGACGAGCTGATTAGCACCCAACTGCTCGAAACCGATTTCGACTGGACTAAGCTGGCCACCGAGCTTTCAGACGGCCTCAACAACTGCAAACACGATACCGAAGCGCAAATGGACATTCTGCGCCATTTCCAACACGCCCAGCTATTCCGTTTGGCGGTGCAGGATTTGGCCGGATTGTGGACAATTGAAGCCCTCTCCGACGAACTCTCCGCGCTGGCCGACACCGTGATTGCCGCCGCGCTGCCGTTTGTTTGGGCAGATATGCCGAAAAAACACCGCGACACACCGCAATTTGCCGTCATCAGCTATGGCAAACTTGGCGGCAAAGAATTGGGCTACACCTCGGATTTAGACTTGGTCTATCTGTTTGACGACAACGACCCCGACGCGCAAGACGTGTATATCCGCTTTGCCCGCCGCCTGACCAACTGGCTCTCCACCCCCACCGGCGCGGGCACACTCTACGATGTCGATGTGCGCCTGCGCCCCAACGGCGACAGTGGTTTTCTCGCCCAAAGTGTGGCCGCGTTTGAAAAATACCAACGCGAAAACGCTTGGACATGGGAACACCAATCCCTCACCCGCGCCCGCTTTATCTGCGGCATGCCTGAGATTCAGACGGCCTTTGACCGCATCCGCGCCGATATACTCACCACCGAACGCGACACCGCCAAGCTGGCAGGCGAAATCATCGACATGCGCGAAAAAATGTTCCCCACCCATCCGACTGCCGACAGCAACGTCAAATACGCGCGCGGCGGCGTGGTCGATGTCGAATTCATCGTGCAATACCTGATTTTGGCACACGCCCACCAACACCCCGAATTGCTCGACAACTACGGCAACATCGCCCTATTAAACATCGCCGCCGACTGCGGTTTAATAGACAAACAACTGGCCGAACAAAGCCGCACCGCCTACCGCTTCTACCGCCAACAGCAGCACAACACCAAGCTGCGCGATGTCGGCAAAGTGGAAGTGAATGATGTTTTGCTGGGGCATTATGAAAGTGTTCGGAAGCTGTGGTTGGAAGTGTTTGAGGAAGAAGCGAAACAGGGGTAA
- the luxS gene encoding S-ribosylhomocysteine lyase — translation MPLLDSFKVDHTRMHAPAVRVAKTMTTPKGDTITVFDLRFCIPNEEILPEKGIHTLEHLFAGFMRDHLNSDDVEIIDISPMGCRTGFYMSLIGTPSESQVADAWLASMNDVLNVQDQSKIPELNEYQCGTYQMHSLTEAQGIAENVLARKVAVNKNEDLTLDESLLNA, via the coding sequence ATGCCTTTATTAGACAGCTTCAAAGTTGACCACACCCGCATGCACGCCCCTGCCGTGCGCGTGGCCAAAACCATGACCACTCCGAAAGGCGACACTATTACCGTGTTCGACCTGCGTTTCTGCATTCCGAATGAAGAAATTTTGCCGGAAAAAGGCATTCACACACTGGAGCATTTGTTTGCCGGTTTCATGCGCGACCATTTGAACAGCGATGATGTCGAAATCATCGATATTTCGCCGATGGGCTGCCGCACCGGTTTCTACATGAGCCTTATTGGCACGCCGTCTGAAAGCCAAGTGGCGGATGCATGGCTGGCCTCGATGAACGATGTGTTGAACGTGCAAGACCAAAGCAAAATTCCGGAATTGAACGAATACCAATGCGGCACTTACCAAATGCACTCGCTCACCGAAGCGCAAGGCATTGCCGAAAACGTGTTGGCGCGCAAAGTGGCTGTGAATAAGAATGAAGATTTGACTTTGGACGAAAGCTTGCTGAACGCGTAA